The genomic window GGCGTGACCGGGCCTGCCCGCCGCGTACGCGGCCAGCAGCGGACGGCGTGACGGCACCGGCGGAAGCTCCTGCGGCAGATAGCCGATCCGGGCCCGGCGCACGACCGTGCCCTCGTCCGGCTCCAGGTCGCCCGCGAGGACGCGCAGCAGCGTGGACTTGCCGGCGCCGTTCGGCCCCGTCACCAGCAGCCGTTCGCCGGCCTTCACGGTCAGCAGCCCGTCCAGACGCAGCCGCTCACCGACGGCGACACCCTCCAGCTCCGCCAGCACGCCCTCGCCCCGGGCCGTCCTGAGCCCGGCCGTGAAGCCGAGCGGCTCGGGCGGTGCGGCCACCGGAGCCTCGCGCAGGCGCACGAGCCGCTGCCGCGCCGCCCTGACCTGCCCGGACAGCTTCGCCTCGTGCGAGCGGCGGTGCTTGCCGAAGCCCTGTCGCGGATCCTTGCCGGTCGCCGCGAGCCGCTGCCCCGCCGCACCCACCAGCTCCTCCGCCCGCGCGACCTCGTCCAGCCACTCCTGGTACTCCTGCTCCCAGCGGCGCCGGGCGCTCGCCTTCGCGGCCCGGTAGCCGCTCCAGCCGTCGCCGTACCGGGTCACCGTCCGCAGGTCGCGGTCGACCTCCAGGATCACGGTCGCGATGCGCTCCAGGAACTCCCGGTCGTGCGTCACCGCCACCACCGTGCCCCGGTGGGACCGCAACCGGTCCTCCAGCCAGGCCGTGGCCTGCCGGTCCAGGTGGTTCGTCGGCTCGTCCAGCAGGAGCAGCTCCGGCGCGGCGGCCAGGACGCAGGCAAGCGCGAGCCGTGACTGCTCGCCGCCGGAGAGCGACCCGAGACGCCGGTCACGGGTGATCCGGGCGAGGCCGAGTCCGTGGAGCGCGGCGTCGACGCGGGCGTCCGCCTCGTAGCCGCCGCGCGCCTCGTACGCGGCCAGCAACTCCCCGTACGCGGTGAGCTCCTCCTCGGTGGACGCCTCGCCGAGGCCGGCCTCGGCCTGCCGGAGGGCCTTCTCCAGGGTCCGTACGTCGGCGAGGGCGGCATCGACCGCGTCCTGCACGGTCGCGTCCGGTGCGAGTTCCAGCACCTGCGCGAGATGGCCGACGCCGCCGGGGAACCGTACGGTGATCTCCCCCTCGTCGGCCGGCTCGGCACCGGCGAGCAGCCGCAGCAGGGTGGACTTCCCGGAGCCGTTCTCGCCGATGACGGCGGCCTTCTCGCCGGGGCGGAGGGTGAGGGAGACGTGTTCGAGGACGGAGCGGTCTCCGTAGGACTTGGACACGTCCTTCATCGCCAGTTGGGCGGACGAGGACGCGAGGGAGGACGAAGGCGAGGACGAGGTGCGGGCGCGGTCGCGCATGGCTCTTTCCCTGACATGACGAGCCCGTGGAAGGGCGGGGTTCTGTCGGACCGGGGGAGGCGACGCCGGGGACCACCCGCGACGACCGGGACGGAGTCGACCGGTCGGCAGGTCAGAGGGTCACGCCGGGTCGGCGGCCGGAATCAGAGAAAGAAGTAGTACGAACCCATGCGCGCCAGTGTAAAGGGCGCAGGGCGGAGAGCGGGAACGGTTTTGTGCGGACCGCCGTTGACGAGGCCGTCCTCGGTGGCCGTCCTAGGCGGGTGCCCTCAGTGGACGTCGTCCTCTTCCGCGTCGAAGTCCCTTTCCGGGTCGAACTCGGTGATCATCAGTTCGAGGGCCGCCTGGTCCGGCCCCACCCAGGGGGCCGTGCCCGCGACCGCGCCGAGTGTGTCGATCATGTGCGTGGTGACGCCCGGCGCAGGCGGCAGATGGGCGGAGAGGATCAGCCCGGGGTTCCGGTCCCGTATCGGCTGGAACGTGCCCAGGAACCTGACGGGGTCGGTGTTCACCACCCACGGGCTGCCCACGGTGGCCCACAGCAGTTGCGCCGCCTCCACGTCCTCGGCGTCGACCTCGCTCACGTCCTCGGCCTCGGCGAGGTCCACGGTGGGCAGGGGACCGCCGAAGCAGTCGGAGCTGAAGCAGGCCCCCGACCGGTCGTCGAAGAAGGCGACGGTCGTGGGGTTGTCGTACAGCGGCGGGCGGAAGCCGGTGAGCGTACGGTCACCGACGTCCAGGGACTGCCCCGGGTTCAGCAGATGCAGCCGGTCGACGGGCAGCGGCCGCTCGCACGACAGATACCCGGCGGTCCCGAAGGTGCAGACCACGCGCGCCTGGGGCGCGGCGGCGAGCAGGGCGTAGATCCCTCCGGTGTGGTCCCGCTCCGGGTTCGTCAGCCAGATCCAGCGCACGTCGGCGGGGTCGAGCACGGACCCGAGCGTGCCCACGAAGTCACGGCCGGGCAGTCCAAGACCGGTGTCGACGACGACGGGCTCAGCGGCCAGCAGCACGAACGCGTTGACCGAGAGATACCCGATTCCGGGCACCGGCAGGCTGTCGCTCAGGACGCCGATGTCGGGGCGGATCCTGTGTACGCGCATGTGTCCATGGTCTGCCCGGCCCCAGGCCCGCGCACCCGCGAACCGGGGTACGAGGGCCCGGGCCCGCGCACCCGGGGTCACGCGCCCGGGCCGCCGCCACAGTCGACGAGGCCCGTGTTGCGCGGGGCGGGCTGAAACCGGCGGTGCCGGGGGCGCCGGGGGTGACGTCCCGTCAGCGCGGCTCGTGGCCTCCCACGGCCGCTTCAGCCGTCCGCCGGAGGAACATCGCACAGCAGACGAGGAACACGGCGAGGCAGCACCACAGTCCGAGGGTCTCGATGAGGATGAGGCTCGTGGTGCCGTCGGTGAAGACGCAGTCGACGGCCGGCGGCAGAAGACTGCGGTCGGTGCTCACGACCTCGCCGGCGGGTGCGGAGTGCAGATGGGCAACCTGCAGGCTGAAGCACTCATTGCGGAGATCGACGGTCGACAGATCCATGAACCGGTCGACCCTGGTGATCCAGATCGCGGCAGCCACCGCGGGCGCCAGGATCACGCCTGCTCTCGCCCAGCGCGGCATGCGCGAGTGAAGCTGCACCGCCCAGGCGACCACGCCGGCCACCAGCAGCGCTGCCCCGATCCATATCAGCCAGCCACCCGCGGCCGTGGGGTGGCTGGCGCCGTACGCCGACGAGTCCGCCCAGTAGCACTCCAGGCGCGGAGGGAACACGTCCACACGGGTGCGGGTCAGCGGGAAGTCGGCGTCGAGCGTGCGCTGACCGCACACCTCCGTGGGGTGCGACACCGCGAATCCGTAGGCGAGGGTGTGCGCGTACCCCAGGGCAACCAGGCCCGTCCCCAGCACCATCCATCCCCGGTGCCGTACCGGATGCCGCCGGTGCTTCCACCCGACGTAGACACACGCCCCGGCCGCCAACCAGACGCACAACACAAGCCATAAGCCCAACCACGCGAGCAAGCCCCGCCTCCTTAGTCTCAAGTCCAGACGGAGGGGGCACACCGGCGGTTCCTGGGATTCCGCCCGGTCACGCGCGGTCCCGCTCAGCGCAGTCGCGCAGGTCAGAGGTGGCAGCGCACCTTGCCGAGGCCGGACGGAACGCGGTGAGAACGGAACGCGGTGAAGGAGGAGCGCGGCCCTGACCACATGGCCTACGGGACAACGCCGGCAAGGAGGGCCTCGGCCTCGACCTCGCGCGCGAGCCCCACCCGGAATTCCCGTTCAGCCAGCACCAGCATGCCGTTCACACCACGAACCGTTCCCGCTGAGCCACCGTCCGAGATCAGCCGGGCCGCCCGCATCGCGGGCAGCAGCCGGTCCGGTTCGGATCCGTATCGGGTCCACGGCATACCCGGGTCGAACGAGCAGACGTCCTCGCCGTGCACGGCGTAGGAGAACCAGGGCACGGTGGCCGTGCTGACCAGGGCCACCATCTCGGCGCCGGCGGAGACCGAGCCGATGACGCCCTCATCGAGCACGTGCGCGCCCCAGCTCTGGATGGCGAAGGCCCAGCCGTCGCACTCGCCTGCACGCAGGACCTCGCCGGCCTCGTCCTCCAGCTCATGCTCTTCGGCCTCCTCGCGCGTCATACGTGAGGCGGCTGGTTCACAGCCCAGCCGGGCGAGCAGCTCTGCGGGCCGCACATCGCGGACAAAGACGACCGAGAATCCATGGGGGTAGCTCTCCGCCAGCCACTGCACACCGTCAGACGACACCGTCATGCCTTTCTGCCACAGGGGGTGGTCAGGCTAGTCGCCGCGGCAGGGCGTCAACACGGGGGTACGGAATCGCTTGGAGCCCTCGTGTGTTGGAGCAGGTGGCAGGGGATGCCGGTGGTGTGTGACCGGGCAGCCCGAGTGACCGACCTGACACATATTGGAGGGCTGCAATGGCCGCGCAGACGCAGAGGGCCGTGCTGGCGGGCGGGTGCTTCTGGGGGATGCAGGATCTGATCCGCCGGCTCCCGGGCGTGACCGCGACACGGGTCGGATACACCGGGGGTGACGTGCCGAACGCGACGTACCGCAACCACGGCACGCACGCGGAGGCCATTGAGATCCTTTTCGACCCCGAGAAGACCGACTTCCGCGCGATTCTGGAGCTCTTCTTCCAGATCCACGACCCGAGCACCAAGAACCGCCAGGGCAACGACATCGGCCTGAGCTACCGCTCGGCGATCTACTACGTGGACGACGAGCAGAAGCGGATCGCCGAGGACACCATCGCGGACGTGGACGCCTCCGGACTGTGGCCGGGCAAGGTCGTCACCGAGGTCGAGCCGGTCGGCCCCTTCTGGGAGGCCGAGCCCGAGCACCAGGACTACCTGGAGCGTTACCCGGACGGCTACACCTGCCACTTCCCGCGCCCGGGATGGCGACTGCCCGCCCGCGCGGAGGGCTGACCGCCCGAGGCGTCCCGGCGACGGCCGCTTCGTACGCAATGCCGGGCCCCGACCGATGCGGTCGGGGCCCGCAGTGCTGACCCAGCATGTTGCGGCGTCCGACGCTCTCCGACACTCCAGTTGGTCTCGACCGGGGTACTCAGCGTGACGCCCGTGCTTGCGCCGATGCCGCGGCGTAGGTGGGAGATCGGCGGCCGCGAGAGCGTGTTGATGCCGTTGCCTGGTCTCGGCCGGTGTGAGGTAGCCGAAGATCTCGTGCTTGCGCAGGCGGCGGTTGCTGAAGGTATCGATGAAGGTGAAGACCTCGGCGCGGGCGGTGGCCCGGTCGGGCCAGGTCCGGGTAGGCCTCGGACTTGCTCGACAGGTGCCCCTCTGGGCTTCGGTGGAATGTCAGCTCTGGTCGGAGTGGAGGACGGCGGTGTCGTCCAGGAGAACGGGTCCGGCAGGTCAGGACGTAGCTCGCGTCGATGTGGGTTTGGGCGAGGTCGCACTCGTCGAGGCGGATGGGGCCGCAAACGTCGCGACCAGCCACTCGGTGCCGCCGCTCAGCCGTGCCGAGAAGCGGCGGAGTCGGCCGTCCGCGTCGATCCAGTAGCGGGTACGGCCTGGAGTGGTGCGGGCCGCCTCTGGGGCGGCCCCTTGAGGTGAGGTGGCGGACGGGCCGGCGAACACCGTGACGGGGACTCCTGCCACTTTCTCAGCACCGAGGCGGCGGGCGCCGCTGTGGAGCAGCAGTTGGGCGTTGTCGGGGCGGTCGGCGGCCAGGTTGAGCAGCAGAAGCAGCGTGGTGTCGATGGCGGACGCCCGGGGTGTGAGCGTGTGTGGGGCCCAGCCGTCGCGGGGCGGGTGTGAGGGCAGGGGGCCGGTCCAGTTGCGTTGTATGGAGACGGTGGTGCGGTTCCAGCGCAGGAGGTGGCGTCCGTGTTCGAGGACGCCGCCGTGGCCCTGGAGGACGGCGAGTCCGTCTCCGCGGCGCCAGTCGAGGCGACCGGTGAGCCGGGCGAAGTGTCCTTGGACGGGGATGTCAGCCGTGACCTGGGCGACACCGTGCCGGTAGTTCGTGAACCGGGTGAGGGCTAGCAGTTCGGCCTGCGGGGTGGTCAGGGCGGGTGCGGTGGTGGCGGTGGCCGGGGCGGACGGCCTGTCCTGGGTGCAGGCCGAGGCGCTGAGGAGCGTCATGAGGGCCAGCGCGATGCCGCAGGCGGGGAGGCACGGCAGGGGGCGGTGCTCTGGCGGCGTCATCGTGTGCCCGCACCGGGGCGGGGGCCCGTGGCGAGCAGGTCCGGGGCGGGGAGAGGTACGCGGTCGACGTGTACGTCGCCGGGCAGGTGGAGGGCGGGTGTGGCGGGTGCGCTGAGAGCCTTCGGGAGTTGTGGCTGGGTGGGAGGTGGGGTGACGTCGAGGAAGGCGATCCCGGCCGGTGGCTCGGCGGTGCGGGTTCGGGGCGCCGCGGCGGAGGACTGGCTGTTTCCCCTGGGGCAGGGTGCGGTGCGGGGGAGGTCTTCGGGAAGGGTGCGGTGCAGAGTGTTGCCGCGCAGGCAGTTGCCCTGACCGGGGGATCGGGCCGAAGCCTGGTAGATGATGTCGACCGAGTTGCCGGACAGGGCGTTGTCCTCCAGCCGGTTGCCCGAGGGAGGTACGTCCTCATGGGACGCGAGCACGATACCGGCGTGTGAGTTGCCGCTGACGCGGTTGCGCAGGACCGCGTTGCGCTGCCCGCCGGCAATGCCGATGCCGATCCCGAAGCCGCCGTCCGCCTGCTCGGGGGTGTCGGGGGCGTTGTTGTCGGAGACCACGTTGCCGACGACCACGGCGCCGGTCTGGGGTACGTAGGCTTCCTGGTAGTCGGTGCCGACGGTCAGGCCGACCCGGTTGCGGGTGAATCGGTTGCGCAGCACCCAGATGGGTCCGCTGGCGTTGGTGCCCTCGTAGCCGACGGCGTTGTGGTCGGCGATGTTGTCCTGCACGAGTACGTGGCAGGGCTTGCACTGGCCCACGTAGAGGCCCGAGTCGGCGCTCCCGGAGGCGTAGTTGCGCTCGATCACGCCGTGCCGGGCGTTGAACGCGTAGATGCCGTACAGGCCGTTGGCGTGAGCGGTGACGTAGCGGACGCGGAAGCCGTCGAGGGGAGGGAAGCGGGCCGGGTCCAGGTGCTGGTAGCCGTCGCTGCCGCGAGCGAGTCCGCCGCTGGCATCGCTCATACCGGTGACCAGGACGCCGTTGAGGAGGTGGTTGCGGACGGTCAGATTCTCCACGGAGACGCCTGCGGCGGTGACCACGATGCCGTTGGAGCGCCTGCCCTGGCCGTCGACGATGACGCGGTTGCGGTCGGTACCCCGCAGCACCACGCGGTCGGTGCGCACCTGCACGCTCTCGTGGTACACGCCGGGCGAGACGAGCACCAGGTCGCCGGGGCGGGCCCGGTCGAGGGCGGCGTTGATGGTCGCCGCCTGCGCCGGCACCCGGATGGTGGCGGGCCGCGCCGAGCGGGCAGGGGCGTCGCCGTCGGTGCTGGTGGATGTTACCGAGCAGCCGGTGCACAGGAGCGAGGCCGCCAGCACGCCACGCAGCGTCGCAGCGCGCCAACGGCCAAGTACCCGGCGGGCGATGAGCGGCATCATGTGCGGTTTCTCCCGATCCGTAAGAGCAGCGGCTTGCGCTTAGAGTACTCGCATGACCACGCATAGTTACCAGCATGGTGGGCCAGGTGCGGAACAGCGGCTGTCGCGGCGACGCAGGGCACTGGTGAAGGGCACGGTGGCCACGGCGGCTGCCGGTATCACCGGATACGCGGTCGGCGCGCGGGGCCGGCCGGCCGCTCCCCCGGACGGTGTGTCCCAGGCAGGAGGGGCTGGTGGCGATGGGGGGAACTCCCGGGCCGGGTCGTCCTGCGCACCGGGGATGGTGGCCGTGTCCGCTCGGGGCAGTCGCCAAGCCGGGGTTGACCGCCCGGTGCAGCCCCAGCAGCACATGGCTCTGTCCGTCTATGACCTGCCCGGAGCCGGACACCCGGACACGCCGGGCAGTGACTTCGTGCGCCGGAGTGCTGGACTTGTCGCCGAGTTGGGCACCCGTGTCCTCACGCTCACCGAGCAGGACGGTGACACTGCCTTGGGCGGACTCCCGCCTGGCGACCTGAGCGTCACCGTAGGGGTGGGTCCACGTGTCGTGGCCGCCGTGGACAGCGGCCTGCCCGGCGCCCGTGAACTGCCCGGATTCGCCCGGGAGGAGATGCCTCACTCGGCCCGGGGCGGTGATCTGATGGTCCAGGTCTGCGCGTCGGACCCGCAGGTGGTGACGCTGGCCGACAGCGCCCTGAGAGCCTGGCTCC from Streptomyces sp. FIT100 includes these protein-coding regions:
- the abc-f gene encoding ribosomal protection-like ABC-F family protein, translated to MRDRARTSSSPSSSLASSSAQLAMKDVSKSYGDRSVLEHVSLTLRPGEKAAVIGENGSGKSTLLRLLAGAEPADEGEITVRFPGGVGHLAQVLELAPDATVQDAVDAALADVRTLEKALRQAEAGLGEASTEEELTAYGELLAAYEARGGYEADARVDAALHGLGLARITRDRRLGSLSGGEQSRLALACVLAAAPELLLLDEPTNHLDRQATAWLEDRLRSHRGTVVAVTHDREFLERIATVILEVDRDLRTVTRYGDGWSGYRAAKASARRRWEQEYQEWLDEVARAEELVGAAGQRLAATGKDPRQGFGKHRRSHEAKLSGQVRAARQRLVRLREAPVAAPPEPLGFTAGLRTARGEGVLAELEGVAVGERLRLDGLLTVKAGERLLVTGPNGAGKSTLLRVLAGDLEPDEGTVVRRARIGYLPQELPPVPSRRPLLAAYAAGRPGHADEYGDELLALGLFREEDLAVPVAALSAGQRRRLELARLVTRPADLLVLDEPTNHVALSLVEELEQALAAYAGAAVVVSHDRRFRASFAAPRLELRAGRRR
- a CDS encoding MBL fold metallo-hydrolase, coding for MRVHRIRPDIGVLSDSLPVPGIGYLSVNAFVLLAAEPVVVDTGLGLPGRDFVGTLGSVLDPADVRWIWLTNPERDHTGGIYALLAAAPQARVVCTFGTAGYLSCERPLPVDRLHLLNPGQSLDVGDRTLTGFRPPLYDNPTTVAFFDDRSGACFSSDCFGGPLPTVDLAEAEDVSEVDAEDVEAAQLLWATVGSPWVVNTDPVRFLGTFQPIRDRNPGLILSAHLPPAPGVTTHMIDTLGAVAGTAPWVGPDQAALELMITEFDPERDFDAEEDDVH
- a CDS encoding DUF6461 domain-containing protein — its product is MTVSSDGVQWLAESYPHGFSVVFVRDVRPAELLARLGCEPAASRMTREEAEEHELEDEAGEVLRAGECDGWAFAIQSWGAHVLDEGVIGSVSAGAEMVALVSTATVPWFSYAVHGEDVCSFDPGMPWTRYGSEPDRLLPAMRAARLISDGGSAGTVRGVNGMLVLAEREFRVGLAREVEAEALLAGVVP
- the msrA gene encoding peptide-methionine (S)-S-oxide reductase MsrA, with translation MAAQTQRAVLAGGCFWGMQDLIRRLPGVTATRVGYTGGDVPNATYRNHGTHAEAIEILFDPEKTDFRAILELFFQIHDPSTKNRQGNDIGLSYRSAIYYVDDEQKRIAEDTIADVDASGLWPGKVVTEVEPVGPFWEAEPEHQDYLERYPDGYTCHFPRPGWRLPARAEG
- a CDS encoding nitrous oxide reductase family maturation protein NosD; protein product: MMPLIARRVLGRWRAATLRGVLAASLLCTGCSVTSTSTDGDAPARSARPATIRVPAQAATINAALDRARPGDLVLVSPGVYHESVQVRTDRVVLRGTDRNRVIVDGQGRRSNGIVVTAAGVSVENLTVRNHLLNGVLVTGMSDASGGLARGSDGYQHLDPARFPPLDGFRVRYVTAHANGLYGIYAFNARHGVIERNYASGSADSGLYVGQCKPCHVLVQDNIADHNAVGYEGTNASGPIWVLRNRFTRNRVGLTVGTDYQEAYVPQTGAVVVGNVVSDNNAPDTPEQADGGFGIGIGIAGGQRNAVLRNRVSGNSHAGIVLASHEDVPPSGNRLEDNALSGNSVDIIYQASARSPGQGNCLRGNTLHRTLPEDLPRTAPCPRGNSQSSAAAPRTRTAEPPAGIAFLDVTPPPTQPQLPKALSAPATPALHLPGDVHVDRVPLPAPDLLATGPRPGAGTR